GTTGAAAGGCACTCCAATTAATAGATTTAGTATTGGTGTTCAATCTTTTCACTCCAAAGATTTAGAGTACATGAATAGGGCGCATAATGTTCAACAAGCTTATGATTCTATTAAAGGTGTGCAAGATGCAGGTTGGGAAAACATCACTCTGGACCTAATTTATGGAACTCCAACCTTGGACAACGAACAATGGCAAAAAAATATGCAAACCGTCATTGATTTCGAGGTGCCTCACCTATCTGCTTATGGGCTAACCGTAGAAGAAAGAACTCCTTTACACCACGCTATTAAAGTAGGAAAGCAAGAAGCCCTGGACGAAGTTAAAAGTTCAGAACAGTTTGAAATGCTAATGGATTTTATTCCAAAACAGGGCTTGGAACAATACGAAATATCCAATTTCGCCAAACTAGGATTCGAGGCAAAGCACAACGGCAGCTATTGGACAGATGAAAAGTATTTGGGCTTAGGTCCATCGGCACATTCCTTTGATGGCAAAAAACGCATATGGAATATTTCAAATAATGCGAGGTATATCAAATCCTTAAATCAAGCTAAGTTGAATAACGATTTTGAGCTATTGACCGAAGAACAACGCTTTAATGAATATGTGCTCACCTCACTTCGCACTAAAGAAGGCTGTAATATAAGCTATGTAAAAGCTCGTTTTTCACCATTTTTAGTCGATTTTTTAACATTTTCACTCAAAAAATGGCAAAAAAACGCAGAAATTGAGAGAAATGGCGAATTTTTTATTTTGACAAAAAAAGGCAAATTAGTAGCAGATTGGATAGCTTCTGACTTGTTTTACGTGAAATAAAAAAGAAAGAGCCCAAAAATGGAGTTTTTTGATATTTTTTTATCGTTTTTAGTGCTTTTTATTCCTTTTTTACTGTTTTTATGCAAAAAACAGAATTTTAACCACTACAAAAAAAAGACCGTTTTAAAATAAT
The genomic region above belongs to Flavobacteriales bacterium and contains:
- the hemW gene encoding radical SAM family heme chaperone HemW, whose product is MSGIYIHIPFCKQQCHYCDFHFSTSLKNKNDLLDALVTEMKIQSSFLEGTKIRTIYFGGGTPSLLSESEIARLFDELNKTFDLSEVGEITLEANPDDLTKEKIKELKGTPINRFSIGVQSFHSKDLEYMNRAHNVQQAYDSIKGVQDAGWENITLDLIYGTPTLDNEQWQKNMQTVIDFEVPHLSAYGLTVEERTPLHHAIKVGKQEALDEVKSSEQFEMLMDFIPKQGLEQYEISNFAKLGFEAKHNGSYWTDEKYLGLGPSAHSFDGKKRIWNISNNARYIKSLNQAKLNNDFELLTEEQRFNEYVLTSLRTKEGCNISYVKARFSPFLVDFLTFSLKKWQKNAEIERNGEFFILTKKGKLVADWIASDLFYVK